In Helicobacter mastomyrinus, a single genomic region encodes these proteins:
- the thiC gene encoding phosphomethylpyrimidine synthase ThiC yields MRAQWMQKRTKDSIPTQLYYAKNGIITEEMHYIANIENLEAELIRKEVARGRLIIPANINHRNLVPMGIGIATRTKINANIGSSQIVEDIDDEVAKLQTAIKYGADTVMDLSTGGDLDKIREAIIKSSSVPIGTVPMYQILHDVQNDVLKLDIDTMLEVLRKQARQGVSYFTIHCGFLLEHMPFVAKRKMGIVSRGGSLMASWMLHYHKQNPFYEYFDEILKICQEYDVSLSLGDSLRPGCLADASDEAQFAELKVLGELAQRAYNADVQVMIEGPGHVPLNQIERNVELQKQFCNGAPFYVLGPLVTDIAAGYDHIASAIGACVAAWKGVAMLCYVTPKEHLGLPNANDVREGIIAYKIAAHAADIARGRVGARDRDDAMSDARYSFDWNRQFELALDGERAREFHDEALPQEVFKDAEFCSMCGPKFCSYKITQDIFKNYKEGEKPPLASNQ; encoded by the coding sequence ATGAGAGCACAATGGATGCAAAAACGCACTAAGGATAGCATTCCCACACAGCTCTATTACGCAAAAAATGGCATTATTACAGAGGAAATGCATTATATTGCAAATATTGAGAATCTAGAGGCAGAGCTAATCCGCAAAGAAGTCGCACGTGGGCGGCTCATAATCCCTGCAAATATTAATCACAGAAATCTTGTGCCTATGGGGATTGGCATAGCCACACGCACGAAGATTAACGCAAATATAGGCTCTTCACAGATTGTAGAGGATATTGATGATGAGGTGGCAAAGCTACAAACAGCCATCAAATATGGTGCGGACACGGTGATGGACTTAAGCACTGGTGGGGATTTGGATAAGATTAGAGAGGCGATTATCAAATCTTCAAGTGTGCCTATTGGCACAGTGCCGATGTATCAAATCTTGCATGATGTGCAAAATGATGTATTAAAGCTTGATATTGACACTATGCTAGAAGTGCTGCGAAAACAAGCGAGGCAAGGAGTGAGCTACTTTACGATTCATTGTGGGTTTTTGCTAGAGCATATGCCTTTTGTAGCAAAACGCAAAATGGGTATTGTCAGTCGTGGAGGGAGCTTGATGGCTTCGTGGATGTTGCATTATCATAAACAGAATCCTTTCTATGAATATTTTGATGAGATTCTAAAAATCTGTCAAGAATATGATGTGAGTCTCTCTTTGGGGGATTCTCTGCGTCCGGGCTGCTTGGCTGATGCGAGTGATGAAGCGCAATTTGCCGAGCTAAAAGTGCTAGGCGAACTTGCACAAAGAGCCTATAATGCTGACGTGCAGGTGATGATAGAAGGACCCGGACACGTCCCGCTTAATCAAATTGAACGCAATGTGGAATTGCAAAAGCAATTTTGCAATGGGGCACCTTTCTATGTGCTAGGACCGCTTGTTACAGATATTGCTGCGGGGTATGACCATATCGCAAGTGCAATTGGGGCGTGTGTAGCTGCGTGGAAGGGCGTGGCAATGCTTTGTTATGTAACGCCAAAGGAGCATTTGGGACTACCTAATGCAAATGATGTGCGAGAGGGCATTATCGCTTATAAAATTGCCGCACACGCCGCAGATATTGCAAGAGGCAGAGTGGGTGCAAGAGATAGAGATGATGCGATGAGTGATGCAAGGTATAGCTTTGATTGGAATAGACAATTTGAATTAGCATTAGATGGGGAGAGAGCGAGAGAATTTCACGATGAGGCATTGCCCCAAGAAGTGTTTAAAGACGCGGAATTTTGCTCTATGTGTGGACCAAAATTTTGCAGCTATAAAATCACCCAAGATATTTTCAAAAACTATAAAGAGGGCGAAAAGCCACCCCTAGCTTCAAATCAATAA
- the fliN gene encoding flagellar motor switch protein FliN, translating to MAGESILDKQRIHTAKEIELATYLEDMMKNYSGLLDMGVLFNAELGNAKISLGEILRFEKGSIIDLGKPAGESIEIFVNGRMVGKGEVMVYERNLAIRINEILDSNAIVYYLTREFQV from the coding sequence ATGGCGGGAGAAAGCATTTTAGATAAACAACGTATCCATACAGCTAAGGAAATAGAGCTCGCTACATATCTTGAAGATATGATGAAAAATTATAGTGGGCTTTTAGATATGGGGGTGTTATTCAATGCTGAACTTGGCAATGCAAAAATTTCTTTAGGAGAGATTTTACGTTTTGAGAAAGGCTCTATTATCGATCTTGGGAAACCTGCAGGTGAAAGCATAGAGATTTTTGTAAATGGTCGTATGGTGGGTAAAGGCGAAGTGATGGTATATGAGCGCAATCTTGCCATTCGTATTAATGAGATTTTAGATTCAAATGCCATTGTATATTATCTCACACGTGAGTTTCAAGTGTAG
- the lgt gene encoding prolipoprotein diacylglyceryl transferase, whose protein sequence is MEYSVWNRIYDYIDPIAFELGGISVHWYGIMYVSAMLIALFIAKAFVKYRNERFPVTQENLDSFFIWVEVGVILGGRIGYVLIYSPQRWEYLMQPWQMFNPYVDGVFVGISGISYHGAVSGFVIAAILFCYLKKQPFWVFMDLSAISIPLGYVFGRLGNFFNHELFGRLVSEGSFGKSIGILVNGELRYPSQLFEAFSEGIVVFVILICLLRFIKKPGLLLVAYAALYAIARFVCEYFREADVQMGYYAFGLSMGQILSLVMLTISGLLLLLIYIQKPSLPPLPQGIKQRKHSKQRRQK, encoded by the coding sequence TTGGAATATAGTGTGTGGAATAGAATCTATGATTATATAGACCCTATTGCCTTTGAATTAGGGGGCATAAGTGTGCATTGGTATGGCATTATGTATGTGAGTGCTATGCTCATTGCACTTTTTATTGCAAAAGCTTTTGTAAAATATCGCAATGAGCGCTTTCCTGTTACACAAGAGAATCTTGATAGCTTTTTTATTTGGGTGGAAGTGGGTGTGATTTTAGGTGGACGTATCGGTTATGTGTTGATTTATTCACCGCAGCGGTGGGAATACCTCATGCAGCCTTGGCAGATGTTTAATCCCTATGTTGATGGGGTGTTTGTAGGGATTAGCGGGATTAGTTATCACGGCGCGGTAAGTGGCTTTGTGATAGCAGCGATTTTATTTTGCTATCTTAAAAAACAGCCTTTTTGGGTATTTATGGACCTCTCCGCTATTTCTATTCCATTAGGCTATGTGTTTGGACGTTTGGGAAATTTCTTTAATCACGAGTTGTTTGGACGCCTCGTGTCAGAGGGGAGCTTTGGGAAAAGCATAGGCATACTTGTCAATGGAGAGTTACGCTATCCTAGTCAGCTTTTTGAAGCCTTTAGCGAGGGGATTGTAGTCTTTGTTATCCTTATATGTTTGCTACGTTTCATAAAGAAGCCCGGTTTGCTTCTTGTGGCTTATGCGGCACTTTATGCTATCGCGCGATTTGTGTGTGAGTATTTTAGAGAGGCAGATGTGCAGATGGGCTATTATGCGTTTGGCTTATCAATGGGGCAGATTTTAAGCCTCGTGATGCTAACTATAAGTGGCTTACTTTTGCTTCTTATATACATACAAAAGCCCTCTCTCCCGCCATTGCCTCAAGGCATAAAGCAGCGCAAACATAGCAAACAAAGAAGGCAAAAATGA
- the ruvB gene encoding Holliday junction branch migration DNA helicase RuvB: protein MEKIALEKTEIQSKSDTRETNRIVEVEKFNFEATQESSLRPSVWEEYIGQEKIKKNLKIAIEASKKRGECLDHILFFGPPGLGKTTLSHIIAHQMGSSIKVSAAPMIEKAGDLAAILTNLNENDILFIDEIHRLSPAIEEILYPAMEDFRLDIIIGSGPAAQTIKLDIAPFTLIGATTRAGMLSNPLRDRFGMSFRLQFYEVEELARILCIAAKKLKKALSQDGANEIARRSRGTPRIALRLLRRVRDFAEVGIYAKEGEISLECVRYALNELGVNELGFDELDLRYLRILAQAQGKPIGLNTIAAAMSEDEATIEDVIEPYLLVNAYLERTAKGRVATAKTYELLQIPSITQKTLF from the coding sequence ATGGAAAAAATTGCCCTTGAAAAGACAGAGATTCAAAGTAAAAGTGATACGCGAGAGACAAATCGTATCGTTGAGGTAGAGAAGTTTAACTTTGAAGCCACACAAGAATCCTCTTTGCGTCCAAGCGTATGGGAAGAATATATTGGACAAGAAAAGATCAAAAAGAATCTCAAAATTGCCATTGAAGCGAGTAAGAAACGTGGTGAGTGCTTGGATCATATTTTGTTTTTTGGACCACCCGGACTAGGTAAGACGACACTAAGCCATATCATCGCTCATCAAATGGGAAGTAGTATCAAGGTGAGTGCCGCACCTATGATTGAAAAAGCCGGTGATTTAGCGGCGATTTTAACCAATCTTAATGAAAATGACATTTTATTTATTGATGAGATTCATCGCTTAAGCCCTGCGATTGAGGAGATTCTCTACCCGGCAATGGAAGACTTTCGCCTTGATATAATCATTGGCTCTGGACCTGCTGCACAAACTATAAAACTTGATATTGCCCCTTTTACGCTTATTGGTGCAACAACACGTGCAGGTATGCTTTCAAATCCTTTGCGCGATAGATTTGGTATGAGCTTTCGATTGCAATTTTATGAGGTAGAGGAACTTGCACGTATCCTTTGTATCGCCGCAAAAAAACTCAAAAAAGCACTTTCACAAGATGGTGCAAATGAGATAGCCAGACGTTCAAGAGGCACACCTCGCATTGCTTTGCGATTATTGCGTAGGGTAAGGGATTTCGCCGAGGTGGGAATCTATGCTAAAGAGGGAGAGATTAGCCTTGAATGTGTGCGATATGCGCTTAATGAGCTTGGGGTCAATGAGCTAGGCTTTGATGAGCTAGATTTACGCTATTTGCGTATTTTAGCACAGGCTCAAGGCAAACCCATAGGGCTAAATACCATCGCAGCAGCTATGAGTGAAGATGAGGCGACTATTGAAGATGTAATAGAGCCTTATTTGCTGGTCAATGCGTATTTAGAACGCACAGCAAAGGGACGAGTGGCTACTGCTAAGACTTATGAGCTTTTGCAGATTCCATCAATTACGCAAAAAACATTGTTTTGA
- the panB gene encoding 3-methyl-2-oxobutanoate hydroxymethyltransferase, translating to MLDEKLSLTALKAKKGVEKITAITAYDALMASIFDGEVDVILVGDSLNMSFGGQSDTLSLSMQEMIYHTKAVCRGIKHSFVIADMPFGSYTTAKVALKNALRFYKHTSTDAIKLEVSMEKLPIIKALCDEGFAVMAHIGLKPQFMRFDGGFKVKGKDSAQSTELVETALAMQEVGAFGILIEGVSKPCGSAITEALKIPTIGIGAGVECDGQILVWSDAFGFFDSFRPKFVRRYCDGKAMLKTAIKAYANDVKSLAFPSDGESYS from the coding sequence ATGCTTGATGAGAAATTAAGCCTTACTGCGCTAAAGGCAAAAAAGGGTGTGGAGAAAATCACAGCTATTACGGCTTATGATGCATTGATGGCGAGTATTTTTGATGGGGAAGTTGATGTGATTTTAGTAGGGGATAGTCTTAATATGAGCTTTGGAGGGCAGAGTGATACTTTAAGCTTAAGTATGCAAGAGATGATTTATCACACAAAAGCCGTGTGCAGAGGCATTAAGCATTCTTTTGTCATCGCGGATATGCCCTTTGGGAGCTATACCACTGCAAAAGTAGCTCTCAAAAACGCACTAAGATTCTATAAACACACCTCCACAGATGCTATTAAACTTGAAGTAAGTATGGAAAAACTCCCTATCATCAAGGCATTATGCGATGAAGGGTTTGCAGTGATGGCACATATCGGGTTAAAGCCGCAATTTATGCGCTTTGATGGAGGATTCAAAGTCAAGGGTAAAGATAGCGCACAAAGCACAGAGTTGGTAGAAACAGCTTTAGCTATGCAGGAAGTCGGTGCGTTTGGAATCCTCATTGAGGGTGTGAGTAAGCCTTGTGGAAGTGCGATTACAGAAGCCTTAAAGATTCCTACCATAGGCATTGGCGCGGGGGTAGAATGTGATGGACAGATTCTCGTATGGAGTGATGCGTTTGGATTTTTTGATAGCTTTAGGCCTAAGTTCGTGCGCCGCTACTGCGATGGCAAGGCAATGCTCAAAACGGCTATAAAAGCGTATGCTAATGATGTAAAATCTTTAGCCTTCCCAAGCGATGGGGAGAGTTACTCATAA
- a CDS encoding TonB family protein yields MAQTYPIILRYRHSHLWLWLLISAIIHILILILLFVRFESMQFKKGASQNPHMKVAGFQILGGNEYPQESQEPNMPSPAPSAPPSAKSQINKQMGKNFDLRSLSLYDGKSRTPQDNTVSTSSHIKALAKFPRVDHITKRDIEDLYGEEFGDYGIAEQEFLVNNLRDIGRITQRYLQYPPSAARLGQQGVSAVEFYLHPNGDISGLKVIVSSEYMLLDRNSKRTIEIAYKDYPHPSTKTKIRIFVTYGLYYYGY; encoded by the coding sequence ATGGCGCAAACATACCCTATCATCTTGCGGTATAGGCATTCACATTTGTGGTTATGGCTGCTCATTTCTGCCATTATACATATACTTATACTGATTTTACTCTTTGTGCGCTTTGAATCTATGCAGTTTAAGAAAGGCGCATCGCAAAATCCACATATGAAAGTGGCGGGATTCCAAATTCTAGGAGGGAATGAATACCCCCAAGAATCTCAAGAACCCAATATGCCATCTCCCGCACCTTCTGCTCCTCCATCTGCAAAATCACAAATAAATAAGCAAATGGGGAAAAACTTTGACTTACGATCTTTAAGCCTTTATGATGGTAAGAGCAGAACACCACAAGATAACACTGTTAGCACATCAAGCCATATCAAAGCTCTAGCAAAATTCCCAAGAGTGGATCATATCACCAAAAGAGATATTGAAGATCTTTATGGAGAGGAATTTGGGGATTATGGAATAGCTGAGCAAGAGTTTTTAGTGAATAATTTACGAGATATAGGGCGCATTACGCAGCGGTATTTGCAATATCCACCAAGTGCTGCGCGGCTAGGGCAACAGGGCGTAAGTGCAGTGGAGTTTTACCTCCACCCTAATGGCGATATTAGCGGATTAAAAGTGATTGTCTCGAGTGAATATATGCTTTTAGATCGCAATAGTAAGCGCACAATTGAAATTGCCTATAAGGATTACCCACACCCAAGCACAAAAACCAAAATCCGCATTTTTGTAACCTATGGATTATATTATTATGGATACTAA
- a CDS encoding chemotaxis protein CheX, whose amino-acid sequence MDIIHNSFFDVVQNSISKTPRDSIMPLKKGYLSKISMLGTHNDVFLIFNKAFLRLFCAAFLSDENPDEQTLEDMAKELANLVVGRAKVMTQEVGKNFNISTPDYLGHRLIKNYDKGLHFRLGAGRCSIYMRRTY is encoded by the coding sequence ATGGATATTATTCATAATAGTTTTTTTGATGTTGTGCAAAATAGCATTAGTAAGACACCTCGCGATTCTATTATGCCGCTTAAAAAGGGATATTTAAGCAAAATTAGTATGCTTGGGACACATAATGATGTATTTTTGATTTTCAACAAAGCCTTTTTACGACTTTTTTGTGCTGCGTTTTTGAGTGATGAGAATCCTGATGAGCAAACACTTGAAGATATGGCAAAGGAACTAGCCAATCTTGTTGTAGGGAGAGCAAAAGTGATGACACAAGAGGTGGGAAAGAATTTTAATATCTCTACGCCTGATTATTTAGGACATCGTCTAATTAAAAATTATGATAAGGGGCTGCATTTTCGATTAGGAGCAGGACGATGCAGTATTTATATGCGGCGAACATATTAA
- a CDS encoding YciI family protein: MPQLFVCLVHYTQPFEEILKRLDEHRTYLKMGYEKGFLLASGPRIPKDGGIIIGKFASKDEAITFSQNDPFTRHNLARYEILTFEVVLHAEILKDFLQD, encoded by the coding sequence ATGCCACAGCTTTTTGTCTGTCTCGTGCATTATACACAGCCATTTGAGGAAATCCTTAAGCGATTAGATGAACATCGCACTTATCTTAAAATGGGCTATGAAAAGGGCTTTTTACTTGCTTCAGGTCCTAGAATCCCAAAAGATGGCGGGATTATCATCGGTAAATTTGCAAGTAAAGATGAGGCAATAACCTTTTCTCAAAATGACCCTTTTACGCGGCACAATCTCGCGCGATATGAGATTCTCACATTCGAAGTCGTGCTTCACGCGGAGATTCTAAAAGATTTTTTACAAGACTAA
- a CDS encoding phosphatidylglycerophosphatase A family protein: MKNHKLIKDLFLSLFYSGYSPKAPGTAGSALATILGAPILYYSQESLFLLSVFIGLVAIKHIDLYEERTNTHDDKSIVIDELVGVWIAMSMIGFGLIEILAAFVLFRIFDVYKPSLIGRIDRECKGGLGVVGDDALAGVLAGITGILLFLLIEKLSF; this comes from the coding sequence ATGAAAAACCATAAGCTTATCAAAGATTTGTTTTTAAGCCTTTTTTATAGTGGCTATTCTCCTAAGGCTCCTGGAACGGCAGGAAGCGCACTTGCTACGATACTAGGTGCGCCCATTTTGTATTATTCGCAAGAGAGTTTGTTTTTACTTAGTGTTTTCATAGGGCTTGTGGCAATCAAGCATATTGATTTATATGAAGAGCGCACGAATACACACGATGATAAAAGTATAGTGATTGATGAGCTAGTGGGCGTATGGATTGCTATGTCAATGATTGGATTTGGGCTAATAGAGATTCTTGCGGCTTTTGTGCTATTTAGAATCTTTGATGTTTATAAGCCCTCACTCATTGGTAGAATTGATAGAGAATGCAAAGGAGGGCTAGGTGTAGTGGGTGATGATGCCCTAGCTGGCGTATTAGCAGGCATTACGGGTATTTTATTATTTTTGCTTATAGAAAAACTATCTTTTTGA
- a CDS encoding response regulator has translation MKVLIIENEIYLAQSIANKLSDSRLECIIAHSLKEVQKDHYDVILASFGTINEGYTELSKAYPQAIIILMIAYINDDTVIKPLRNGVTDYIVKPFIVDELIRKITHYRTYREINEEIGFYRNYFSFIERELGTPEPFLYNPPFVIKSNAQRGADIYAMRYAREKHIQFHFYSLKEEMWKSIFRVPPKKNEIYYITNLEELKKSERKDFLEVALKYNVIVSIVSGEKIAFPQVIDITRQTNNMELGGEILSVKEYEKLIISKYENRYPDIELAKKLGMSRKSLWEKRKKYGIIRKNKSTPQA, from the coding sequence ATGAAAGTGTTAATTATTGAAAATGAAATTTACTTGGCACAAAGCATTGCTAATAAGTTAAGCGATTCTCGTTTGGAGTGTATCATAGCCCATTCACTCAAAGAGGTGCAAAAAGACCATTATGATGTGATTCTCGCGTCATTTGGCACCATTAATGAAGGCTATACTGAACTCAGCAAGGCATATCCACAGGCGATTATTATTTTGATGATTGCATATATCAATGATGATACAGTGATTAAGCCATTGCGTAATGGCGTTACAGACTATATTGTGAAGCCTTTTATTGTAGATGAATTGATACGCAAGATTACACATTATAGAACCTATCGAGAGATCAATGAAGAGATTGGATTTTATAGAAATTATTTTAGTTTCATTGAGCGTGAGCTAGGCACACCAGAGCCATTTTTATACAATCCTCCTTTTGTGATTAAGAGCAATGCCCAACGAGGGGCAGATATTTATGCTATGCGATACGCACGGGAAAAACATATACAATTTCATTTTTATTCCCTTAAAGAAGAGATGTGGAAAAGTATTTTTCGTGTGCCACCAAAGAAAAACGAAATCTATTACATTACCAATCTTGAAGAGCTCAAAAAGAGTGAGCGAAAGGACTTTTTAGAAGTAGCCCTCAAATACAATGTAATTGTCTCTATTGTCTCGGGTGAAAAAATTGCCTTTCCTCAAGTGATTGATATCACCCGTCAGACCAACAATATGGAGCTAGGCGGGGAGATTCTCTCTGTAAAAGAATATGAAAAACTCATTATTAGCAAATACGAAAATCGCTATCCTGATATTGAACTAGCCAAAAAGCTTGGTATGAGTCGCAAGAGCCTATGGGAGAAACGTAAGAAATATGGCATTATCCGCAAAAACAAAAGCACTCCCCAAGCCTAA
- a CDS encoding bifunctional 2-C-methyl-D-erythritol 4-phosphate cytidylyltransferase/2-C-methyl-D-erythritol 2,4-cyclodiphosphate synthase, protein MDWEKVSLIMMAAGDSTRFCKDLSCKKQWLRIDEEPLWLVATRKILHYAFHQVFITASPADYAYMRSMCPKHIEAKSRFSIPCNIVQGGNTRTQSLRNALQCVDTPFVLVSDVARWNTLEGLLDMMENEINQDSTIDCVVPFLRVADTTFYQGDYLKREDIKLIQTPQLSKVSILREALKDENKDFSDESSAIHALGGKVAFVEGSPLMNKITFGSDLSFHIAKLAPPSSKTFVGQGIDVHMFEDSKPMWLGGIKIESPFGFKAHSDGDVVLHALCDAILGAIGGGDIGQWFPDTDMAYKGADSKILLKQIYTFAQSVGYELHNADISIMAQIPKLAPYKESMRQCIADILQVPHSRINIKATTTEGLGFVGRKEGVCAQAQVSMGFVHWGHFILKEEL, encoded by the coding sequence TTGGATTGGGAAAAAGTTTCACTCATTATGATGGCAGCGGGCGATTCTACGCGGTTTTGCAAGGATTTATCTTGTAAAAAACAGTGGCTTCGCATAGATGAAGAGCCATTATGGCTTGTGGCTACTCGCAAAATACTGCACTATGCTTTTCATCAAGTGTTTATTACTGCCTCACCTGCGGATTATGCGTATATGCGCAGTATGTGTCCTAAACATATAGAAGCAAAAAGTCGATTCTCTATACCTTGCAATATCGTGCAGGGAGGAAATACACGTACACAATCATTGCGTAATGCCTTGCAATGCGTCGATACACCTTTTGTTTTGGTAAGCGATGTCGCACGATGGAATACCCTTGAAGGTTTGCTTGATATGATGGAAAATGAGATAAACCAAGATTCTACAATAGATTGCGTTGTGCCATTTTTGCGCGTGGCTGATACGACTTTTTATCAAGGTGATTACCTTAAAAGAGAGGATATAAAGCTAATCCAAACGCCGCAGTTAAGCAAGGTTAGCATTTTGAGAGAAGCGCTAAAAGATGAAAATAAAGACTTTAGTGATGAGAGTTCAGCGATTCACGCTTTAGGTGGCAAAGTCGCCTTTGTAGAGGGCAGCCCATTGATGAATAAAATTACCTTTGGCAGCGATTTATCCTTTCATATTGCTAAACTCGCACCCCCTAGTTCAAAAACATTTGTAGGACAGGGCATTGATGTGCATATGTTTGAAGATTCTAAACCTATGTGGCTAGGGGGTATAAAGATAGAATCTCCCTTTGGCTTTAAAGCACATAGTGATGGAGATGTTGTCTTACACGCACTTTGTGATGCGATTTTGGGTGCGATTGGTGGAGGTGATATAGGACAGTGGTTTCCCGATACAGATATGGCGTATAAGGGGGCAGATTCTAAAATACTTTTAAAGCAAATTTATACCTTTGCTCAAAGTGTCGGGTATGAGCTACATAATGCAGATATAAGTATTATGGCGCAGATTCCAAAACTCGCTCCCTATAAAGAATCTATGCGTCAATGTATAGCAGATATTTTGCAAGTGCCTCATAGCCGCATTAATATCAAGGCGACCACGACAGAGGGCTTAGGTTTTGTAGGGCGTAAAGAGGGTGTATGCGCTCAAGCACAAGTAAGTATGGGATTTGTCCATTGGGGGCATTTTATATTAAAGGAGGAATTATGA
- a CDS encoding DMT family transporter: protein MSLKRAYVLLLCAVLAEVLATTLLKGTLTEGYRILGIIGMYVLLVLSYYFMALSLKRLSISVAYAIWEVLGGICVALIGIFYFGETLSLYEKLGILLALSGILLINYAEIKSTDSYKKENDE from the coding sequence ATGAGTTTAAAAAGAGCCTACGTATTGCTTCTTTGTGCGGTTTTGGCTGAAGTATTAGCTACAACTTTGCTTAAAGGCACTCTCACGGAGGGATATAGAATCTTGGGCATTATAGGTATGTATGTGCTGCTTGTCCTCTCTTATTATTTTATGGCACTTTCACTCAAACGCCTCTCTATCAGCGTAGCCTATGCAATTTGGGAAGTGCTTGGCGGGATATGTGTGGCACTCATAGGGATTTTTTACTTTGGCGAGACACTCTCACTCTATGAAAAATTAGGGATTTTACTTGCTCTTAGCGGGATTTTACTCATTAATTACGCAGAGATAAAAAGTACAGATTCTTACAAAAAGGAAAATGATGAGTGA
- a CDS encoding flagellar biosynthetic protein FliO yields the protein MKWHIVFLCYICMIQMLYADIEVRNIELKQKGETLEIFLNLSSVYEKSPYLTQQDGYKGVIFPNLGAKAYNESFKNFFITQVQIFNIQESLYILGVGDTRFIDVNVSKTPHILKIVFQRVTPPPSEIDKLLQTSYSSQIPNINIIQQPITPTPPILDIKTDSLMNILPFKNDLGLDTWRYVAVLGVMAFLVLILWIVKRYVVHKKQFSSYFDTLAYKKDVFDPTKIEVISQKHIDSKNRILTIQSNGYRYLILIGATSTTLIDRYLIPQNITHEEKSRFDDQFAKLLEQKQERLSKYLHNKSDKL from the coding sequence ATGAAATGGCATATTGTATTTTTATGTTATATATGTATGATACAAATGCTCTATGCAGATATAGAAGTGCGTAATATCGAGCTAAAACAGAAGGGTGAGACATTAGAGATTTTTCTCAACCTTTCTAGTGTATATGAGAAGTCTCCATATCTTACCCAACAAGATGGCTATAAGGGCGTAATCTTCCCAAATCTAGGGGCAAAAGCATATAATGAAAGTTTTAAGAATTTTTTTATAACCCAAGTGCAGATTTTTAATATACAAGAAAGCCTCTATATACTTGGTGTAGGCGATACACGATTTATTGATGTAAATGTAAGTAAAACGCCTCATATTTTAAAAATTGTTTTTCAAAGGGTTACTCCTCCTCCAAGCGAGATTGATAAACTACTGCAAACATCTTATTCATCACAGATTCCAAATATCAATATAATCCAGCAGCCTATTACCCCTACACCTCCGATCTTAGACATAAAAACTGATAGTCTAATGAATATACTACCCTTCAAAAATGATTTAGGGCTCGATACGTGGCGATATGTAGCTGTGCTTGGAGTAATGGCTTTTTTAGTGTTAATATTATGGATAGTCAAACGCTATGTCGTGCATAAAAAACAATTTAGTAGCTATTTTGATACCCTTGCGTATAAAAAAGATGTATTTGATCCAACAAAGATAGAGGTTATCTCCCAAAAGCATATAGATTCTAAAAATAGAATCCTCACCATACAATCAAATGGTTATCGTTATCTAATACTCATTGGAGCGACAAGCACGACACTTATTGATCGTTATCTTATTCCTCAAAACATCACTCACGAGGAAAAGTCACGTTTTGATGATCAATTTGCTAAACTCTTAGAACAAAAGCAAGAGCGGCTTTCTAAGTATCTTCACAATAAGAGCGATAAGCTATAA
- a CDS encoding SMR family transporter: protein MSDLLNRKLLALLCVLIAALLDIGANLLLKKSQGFTHKGYTTMCILMVWAAFSVLAISIEVLPLSVAYATWGAIGIIGTTLGGYILFKERLSTLGYIGIVMVVCGVVLLHCES from the coding sequence ATGAGTGACTTACTTAATCGCAAATTACTTGCTTTGCTTTGTGTCTTAATCGCTGCGTTGCTTGATATTGGGGCAAATTTGCTTTTGAAAAAATCGCAAGGCTTTACACATAAGGGCTATACTACAATGTGTATTTTAATGGTATGGGCTGCTTTTAGCGTTTTAGCCATTAGCATAGAAGTTTTGCCTTTAAGCGTAGCTTATGCGACTTGGGGCGCGATAGGTATTATTGGCACGACATTAGGAGGCTATATATTATTTAAAGAGCGATTAAGCACTCTAGGATATATAGGCATTGTTATGGTAGTATGTGGCGTGGTATTATTGCATTGTGAATCTTAG